One Scylla paramamosain isolate STU-SP2022 chromosome 7, ASM3559412v1, whole genome shotgun sequence DNA window includes the following coding sequences:
- the LOC135101973 gene encoding myophilin-like: MNRATKSGIAAEAQSKVEAKYSEQLAAECLEWIAAVTGKDVDPSGSMDNFYEQLRNGVLLCEVINALKPGHIKKIQTSSMAFKCMENINNFVDGAKACGVPSQETFQTVDLWEKQNLNSVVICIQSLGRKGSQFGKPSIGPKEAEKNVRNFTEEQLNASNAVISLQYGSNKGANQAGMSFGNTRHM; encoded by the exons GTCGAGGCCAAGTACAGCGAACAGCTGGCCGCAGAGTGCCTGGAATGGATCGCCGCCGTCACGGGGAAGGACGTGGACCCCAGTGGTTCCATGGACAACTTCTATGAGCAGCTCAGGAATGGCGTCCTGCTCTGCGA GGTTATCAATGCCCTGAAGCCTGGGCACATCAAGAAGATCCAGACCTCTAGCATGGCCTTCAAGTGCATGGAGAACATCAACAACTTTGTGGATGGAGCCAAGGCGTGTGGCGTGCCCTCTCAGGAGACCTTCCAGACTGTGGACCTGTGGGAGAAGCAGAACCTCAACTCTGTAGTCATCTGCATCCAGTCTctgggaaggaag GGTAGCCAGTTTGGAAAGCCCTCTATTGGACCCAAGGAGGCTGAGAAGAATGTGCGCAACTTCACTGAGGAACAGCTGAATGCCTCCAATGCTGTCATCAGTTTGCAGTACGGCTCCAACAAGGGTGCCAACCAGGCAGGAATGTCCTTTGGCAACACCCGCCACATGTAG